The Naumovozyma dairenensis CBS 421 chromosome 3, complete genome genome has a window encoding:
- the NOC3 gene encoding Noc3p (similar to Saccharomyces cerevisiae NOC3 (YLR002C); ancestral locus Anc_5.222), translating to MARKKRSQEAILERTNKKRRQEDALLESGTFEDAGELSDSMIYESTVAIPKKAWDDEEQDYELVPRKIKDVEEDMVEGLPIKINGKVERNLVKQTKKKDIHQQKETNLEINEQPDAELDESQSSDEEEDTEERIIELKEDIADLVEKIMEDPEENTMALTRLCKMAGSRNPNTAKFSILALVPVFNSIIPGYRIRPLTDLEKKEKISKEVAKLRTFEQNLVQNYKSYVEILKNLSRVANNDTSIKVNLGVLATQAALRIISNASHFNFRADIFTLILRRICKPNLAADPIAHQAIETIEGLFNADDEGGISLDIVRILCKIMKVRNYNIEESVLNMLLSLDVLHDYDPNTKDDDSLTPMKLKKKDRVHLSKKQRKMRKEMKEIEKEMEQAEQVVSAEEREKNQSQILKSVLALYLNILRNKSVKLIGPVLEGLAKFGNMANFDLLGDFLVIMKEIINDTELDSLSPEEVRKVLLCIVSAFSIVSNNSNMKISIDLTTFADALYSILPYVSLDADIELSYKSLRLADPLNNEIIKPSVNVSTKAELLLKALDHVFFRSKSGSKQRAAAYTKRLYTCMQHTPEKTTIALLKFIDKLMNKYPELCGLYSTEDRIANGNFNMETDVVSRSNPDAATLWEHTILTKHYCPTVVKGVRSLGTRSKEYSK from the coding sequence ATGGCAAGAAAAAAGAGATCTCAGGAAGCTATCTTGGAAAGAactaacaaaaaaagaagacaagAAGATGCTTTGTTGGAAAGTGGTACTTTTGAAGATGCAGGAGAATTATCTGATTCCATGATCTACGAGTCTACTGTGGCTATACCGAAGAAGGCATGGgatgatgaagaacaaGACTATGAGCTAGTTCCAAGGAAAATTAAGGACGTTGAAGAAGACATGGTTGAAGGGCTTCCTATCAAAATTAATGGGAAAGTTGAAAGGAACCTAGTtaaacaaacaaagaaaaaggatATACACCAGCAGAAGGAAACGAACCTAGAAATAAATGAACAACCTGACGCAGAGCTGGATGAATCGCAATCAAGtgatgaagaggaagataCAGAAGAGAGAATCATTGAATTAAAGGAGGATATAGCGGATCTTGTTGAAAAGATCATGGAAGATCCTGAAGAAAATACAATGGCGCTTACAAGACTCTGTAAAATGGCAGGTTCGAGGAATCCAAACACTGCgaaattttcaatcttAGCCTTGGTTCCAGTGTTTAATAGTATCATCCCAGGTTATAGAATCAGACCTCTTACCGACctagaaaagaaagaaaaaatctcGAAGGAAGTTGCGAAATTAAGAACTTTCGAACAAAACTTGGTCCAAAATTATAAAAGCTATGTcgaaatattaaagaatttgtCTAGAGTAGCCAATAATGATACATCTATTAAAGTAAACCTTGGTGTTTTGGCCACACAAGCTGCTCTTCGTATTATTTCCAATGCCTCacatttcaatttcagaGCTGACATATTTACATTAATTCTTCGTAGAATTTGTAAACCAAATCTAGCCGCTGATCCCATTGCCCATCAAGCTATCGAAACGATCGAGGGCTTGTTTaatgctgatgatgaaggtgGAATTTCCTTAGATATTGTAAGAATATTGTGCAAGATTATGAAAGTGAGAAACTATAATATAGAAGAATCTGTACTGAATATGTTGCTTTCTTTAGATGTCCTGCATGACTATGATCCTAATACAAAAGACGATGACAGCTTAACTCCAATGAAACTCAAGAAGAAGGATAGAGTCCATTTGTCtaaaaaacaaagaaaaatgagAAAGGAgatgaaagaaattgaaaaggaaatggAACAAGCTGAACAGGTTGTTTCTGCCGAAGAAAgggaaaaaaatcaatCCCAAATTCTAAAAAGTGTTTTGGCATTATATCTTAATATCCTAAGGAATAAATCTGTGAAATTGATAGGCCCTGTCCTGGAGGGTCTGGCTAAGTTCGGTAATATGGCAAATTTTGACCTTTTAGGTGATTTTTTGGtgataatgaaagaaatcattaatgATACTGAACTAGATAGCCTGTCCCCTGAAGAAGTGCGCAAGGTGTTGTTGTGTATAGTCAGTGCATTTTCAATCGTCTCAAATAATAGCAATATGAAAATTAGTATTGATCTTACGACATTCGCTGATGCCCTGTACTCAATATTACCATATGTTTCCCTTGACGCAGACATAGAATTGTCGTATAAATCATTAAGGCTGGCAGAtccattaaataatgaaataattaaaCCTTCTGTTAATGTTTCTACGAAGGCCGAACTTTTATTGAAGGCGCTTGATCATGTCTTCTTCAGATCAAAATCTGGAAGTAAACAAAGAGCTGCTGCATATACAAAGCGTCTATATACGTGTATGCAACATACTCCCGAGAAGACCACAATTGCATTGTtaaaattcattgataaattaatgaataaatatcCAGAATTATGTGGGTTATATTCCACCGAAGATAGGATAGCGAATGGTAATTTTAACATGGAAACAGATGTAGTGTCAAGAAGTAATCCAGATGCTGCCACGTTATGGGAACATACTATTCTTACAAAGCATTACTGTCCGACTGTCGTGAAGGGTGTACGTTCCTTAGGAACAAGATCGAAGGAATATTCGAAATGA
- the RLP24 gene encoding ATPase-activating ribosome biosynthesis protein (similar to Saccharomyces cerevisiae RLP24 (YLR009W); ancestral locus Anc_5.233) codes for MRIYQCHFCSSPVYPGHGIMFVRNDAKEFRFCRSKCHKSFKQRRNPRKLKWTKAFRKAAGKELAVDSTLTFAQRRNVPVRYNRELVATTLKAMSRVEEIRQKRERAFYKNRMRGNKEKDFLRDKKLVESNPELLRIREVEIANKLAKEQARAEMGSEEDEEVSEEEMDIDSEEEEEEQLQKQKILLKNKKRNSKKIAF; via the coding sequence ATGAGAATCTACCAATGTCATTTTTGCTCATCTCCTGTTTATCCAGGTCATGGTATTATGTTTGTTCGTAATGATGCAAAAGAGTTTAGATTTTGTCGTTCTAAATGTCATAAATCATTTAAGCAACGTCGTAACCCACgtaaattgaaatggaCCAAAGCATTTAGAAAGGCTGCCGGTAAAGAATTGGCTGTGGATTCTACTTTAACTTTTGctcaaagaagaaatgttCCAGTTAGATATAATAGAGAATTAGTTGCCACTACGTTGAAGGCAATGTCGAGAGTGGAAGAAATAAGACAAAAACGTGAAAGAGCGTTCTATAAGAATAGAATGAGAggtaataaagaaaaggacTTCTTAAGAGACAAGAAATTAGTCGAATCTAACCCTGAACTATTAAGAATTAGAGAAGTTGAAATTGCTAACAAATTGGCCAAAGAACAAGCAAGGGCTGAAATGGGTTCtgaagaagacgaagaagtttctgaagaagaaatggaTATTGATagtgaagaagaggaagaagaacaattacaaaagcAAAAGATtctattgaaaaacaagaagagaaattcaaagaaaattgCCTTTTAG
- the SAG1 gene encoding Sag1p (similar to Saccharomyces cerevisiae SAG1 (YJR004C); ancestral locus Anc_5.225), which translates to MLQSAILLWLSILTLTSSKEISNIQYSNLEYSALSSVHYPNEGWDAKFDFSIPDSSSIIKGDEFSISMPYVYRIKFSDNSKYYDVSLNDGTKAFQCTALQQASYDKEASILTCTASTDLSSYSSISGSIDIGLSFSSGDSAYQYELANAAYFKSGTMDVPLMNDLSAPITFDAASFPLGSYSMARSTTKDSLENYYLAMKCPNGYLLGGTENINFDTNGSGHDVDCSSVQVYKSSKFNDWFFPEDYEDASADVVCYGSNLMITMGQASPGEMLWVNALQSLEEGVNTIDQYIELTYSCSDTVASTIYTTEYSATTEYIIVDGYNSASALASSKTNACHHHYHYYWLDWFFYYYLLYRYYIHYWYRQYFHSRGHHPCRNTKHQRCHHYYHYYWLDWFFYYYLLYRHYIHYWYRQYFHSRGHHPCRNTKHQRCHHYYHYYWLDWSFTTTYSTDTTFTIGTGSISTPEVIIHVETPSPTTVFPNTIITKTYSNTTTSILTSCSGGCTETGNTASFPSTNTVQSLSLSSTTSSNTPPLKETTVVTTVSNITPTESSPSSSPFNETTTITSVPVASNSKVTTSSPSSMYMYSSTMSTPTSKPLQPFSLEVSTPLTISAFEGLASSLQSSSLLTMFVTFISFFLL; encoded by the coding sequence ATGCTACAATCCGCTATATTGTTGTGGTTAAGTATATTAACTTTAActtcttcaaaagaaatttcaaatattcaatattcaaATCTAGAGTACAGTGCATTGTCGTCTGTACATTATCCAAATGAAGGCTGGGACGCTAAGTTTGATTTCTCTATCCCAGATTCGTCATCTATTATCAAAGGGGACGAGTTCAGTATATCTATGCCATATGTCTATCGTATTAAATTCTCCGATAATAGCAAATATTACGATGTCTCTTTAAATGATGGGACCAAGGCTTTCCAGTGTACGGCCTTGCAACAAGCATCCTATGACAAAGAAGCTTCAATTTTAACTTGTACGGCTTCAACAGATCTGTCGTCCTATTCTTCAATCTCAGGTTCTATCGACATTGGTTTAAGTTTCAGTAGTGGTGATTCTGCATACCAATATGAATTAGCGAATGCCGCCTACTTTAAATCTGGTACTATGGATGTTCCATTAATGAATGACTTATCTGCCCCTATAACATTTGATGCCGCTTCATTTCCTCTTGGGTCTTATTCTATGGCTCGTTCCACAACTAAAGATAGTCTAGAAAACTATTATTTAGCAATGAAATGTCCAAATGGTTATTTACTTGGAGGTACcgaaaatattaattttgataCAAATGGGTCAGGTCACGATGTAGATTGTTCGAGTGTTCAAGTTTATAAATCAAGTAAGTTCAACGATTGGTTTTTCCCTGAAGATTACGAAGATGCAAGTGCGGATGTTGTTTGTTATGGTAGCAACTTGATGATCACAATGGGCCAAGCCAGTCCAGGAGAGATGTTGTGGGTTAATGCACTACAATCTCTCGAAGAAGGTGTTAATACTATAGACCAATACATTGAACTGACCTATTCTTGTAGTGATACTGTGGCTTCGACTATTTATACCACTGAGTACTCTGCGACCACTGAATATATCATTGTTGACGGTTATAATTCCGCCTCTGCCCTAGCATCATCTAAAACAAATGCCTGCCACCACCACTACCACTACTACTGGTTGGACTGGTTCTTTTACTACTACCTACTCTACCGATACTACATTCACTATTGGTACCGACAGTATTTCCACTCCAGAGGTCATCATCCATGTCGAAACACCAAGCACCAGCGTTGCCACCACTACTACCACTACTACTGGTTGGACTGGTTCTTTTACTACTACCTACTCTACCGACACTACATTCACTATTGGTACCGACAGTATTTCCACTCCAGAGGTCATCATCCATGTCGAAACACCAAGCACCAGCGTTGCCACCACTACTACCACTACTACTGGTTGGACTGGTCTTTTACTACTACCTACTCTACCGATACTACATTCACTATTGGTACCGGCAGTATTTCCACTCCAGAGGTCATCATCCATGTCGAAACTCCATCCCCTACGACTGTCTTTCCAAATACTATCATCACCAAGACATATTCCAACACAACAACTTCTATATTGACATCTTGTTCAGGCGGATGTACAGAAACAGGGAATACAGCTTCATTTCCATCTACTAATACCGTTCagtcattatcattatcatcaacGACATCCAGCAATACTCCACCTTTGAAAGAAACTACTGTTGTCACTACCGTCTCTAACATAACTCCAACTGAAAGTTCTCCATCTAGCAGTCCGTTTAATGAAACCACAACCATCACAAGTGTACCAGTTGCCTCAAATAGCAAAGTCACTACTTCATCCCCATCTTCTATGTATATGTATTCATCCACAATGTCTACTCCTACTTCAAAACCATTGCAACCTTTCTCCTTGGAAGTCAGCACTCCGCTAACCATTTCAGCGTTCGAAGGCTTAGCTTCTAGTTTACAATCTAGTAGTTTGTTGACTATGTTCGTCACCTTTATTTCATTCTTCTTATTATGA
- the NDAI0C02410 gene encoding uncharacterized protein (similar to Saccharomyces cerevisiae TEN1 (YLR010C); ancestral locus Anc_5.234) translates to MSRLVVEISQLNENLDVINKETNPVNISRVTKIRCIVQLLEIEPCQDEIGNNNICKLIVTNLPDFQTTSERTRAHIYVNERLFASTFIKKASNRSNASKRIPQSGDALDLLVGIWNNGRGTNIFEAITIELLRLEEVTALRNFLPDPIGADFLKLSNP, encoded by the coding sequence ATGAGTCGATTAGTTGTTGAGATATCACAGTTAAATGAAAACTTAGACGtaataaacaaagaaaCTAATCCGGTTAATATTAGCAGAGTAACAAAGATACGATGCATAGTTCAGTTGTTAGAAATAGAACCATGTCAAGATGAGATAGgaaacaataatatctGTAAGTTAATTGTAACCAATTTGCCCGATTTTCAAACCACTTCTGAGAGAACTAGGGCCCATATTTACGTAAATGAAAGGTTGTTTGCATCAACATTCATTAAGAAGGCCAGTAATCGGAGTAATGCAAGCAAAAGGATACCTCAAAGTGGTGATGCTTTGGATTTATTAGTCGGCATATGGAATAACGGAAGAGGtacaaatatttttgaagcTATTACCATTGAGTTATTAAGATTAGAAGAAGTTACAGCTTTAAGAAACTTCTTACCTGACCCAATTGGTGCTGATTTCCTCAAATTATCTAATCCATGA
- the NSE1 gene encoding Smc5-Smc6 complex subunit NSE1 (similar to Saccharomyces cerevisiae NSE1 (YLR007W); ancestral locus Anc_5.231): MSVIEPQQVSVERASLTSDELSRYLLQYILSARGVCHENALVLALMRLKVDSNTIDPQWTISDWLTCLNDHVNKINVKLNPLSYKIIRINHGIGKNIVSNKNRQNFGLFETATTMSNRSDVDQDENGNSHVILPESNRFYLYVNLTSSEQTKLATRFSQKEIEFVKWALQKFCEEGNIVKDIGSLSTPSSNLIISEVHRIITGATGNNNLLRWSRYVSFTVGSTQLLQYEHFTAIELESILIKLCEYKWFYRTSQGEYGMDLRCLAELEDYLVSTFGLSKCQNCDKIAVQGVICGSQHCLPSDDRSQLGEVPTELRIWHIDCFQHYISHVSKECDVCRRSLLENGVYMV; encoded by the coding sequence atgTCTGTTATTGAACCACAGCAGGTATCTGTAGAGAGAGCATCCTTAACTAGTGATGAACTTTCGAGATATTTATTgcaatatattttatcaGCCAGAGGTGTGTGTCATGAAAATGCGCTAGTGTTAGCTTTGATGAGATTGAAAGTGGATTCCAACACTATTGACCCACAGTGGACAATATCTGATTGGTTGACTTGTTTGAATGATCatgttaataaaattaacGTTAAATTGAACCCGCTAAGTTACAAGATCATTAGAATAAATCATGGTATTGGTAAAAATATTGTTTCTAATAAAAATAGACAGAACTTTGGGCTTTTTGAAACCGCCACTACCATGTCTAATAGAAGCGATGTTGACCAAGACGAAAATGGGAATTCTCATGTTATATTACCCGAAAGCAACAGATTCTATCTGTACGTTAATTTGACATCAAGTGAACAAACGAAATTAGCCACGAGATTTTCccaaaaagaaatagaatTCGTTAAGTGGGCACTTCAAAAGTTTTGCGAGGAAGGTAATATCGTGAAGGATATTGGTTCTTTATCCACACCGTCATCGAACTTAATTATATCAGAAGTCCATAGAATAATTACTGGTGCTACTgggaataataatttactGCGATGGAGCAGATACGTATCGTTTACAGTGGGATCTACCCAACTTCTGCAATATGAACATTTTACAGCCATAGAATTAGAGTCCATCTTGATAAAATTATGTGAATATAAATGGTTCTACAGAACTTCTCAGGGGGAATACGGTATGGATTTAAGGTGTTTAGCAGAGTTAGAAGATTATTTAGTGTCCACGTTTGGACTATCTAAATGTCAAAATTGTGATAAGATAGCCGTACAAGGTGTCATTTGTGGGAGTCAACATTGCCTTCCAAGCGATGATCGTAGTCAACTAGGAGAAGTTCCTACAGAACTTAGGATATGGCACATCGATTGCTTCCAACATTATATCTCACACGTTAGTAAAGAATGTGATGTATGCCGTCgttcattattagaaaatggTGTATATATGGTCTAA
- the CMS1 gene encoding Cms1p (similar to Saccharomyces cerevisiae YLR003C; ancestral locus Anc_5.228), translating into MSNPDDLDDGLLYDYEDKIELQDEEILNEKKRSLKAADESNLLSSVRDREPSSQDVDNNVTDDGDDKHISKRQKKLKNSKLHQKKKEQVAYQIQQLKSLPLGSSELIIEYFATLIREKNPDLSALELNDLYFKKTDFISTAKFDSMDRNLVNFPTFLAQFSKSPKTVILSMSNLRVADVCRSVGGSKMAIKLFAKNKLKDDIETVENIFKDKKNKKNQNLKYFVATPTRMLNILEATEVLFQGKDKLDIIIDASYLDMKKNSILSNENTAVLCKVLKLFLEKKSSVKILLY; encoded by the coding sequence ATGTCGAACCCTGATGATTTAGACGATGGACTATTGTATGATTATGAAGATAAAATCGAACttcaagatgaagaaatactcaacgaaaagaaaagatcaTTAAAAGCCGCAGATGAGTCAAACTTATTAAGTTCTGTAAGAGACAGAGAACCATCTTCACAGGATGTGGACAATAATGTTACTGATGATGGAGATGATAAACATATATCTAAACGTcagaaaaaattgaaaaattcaaaattacatcaaaaaaagaaagaacaaGTGGCTTACCAAATCCAACAGTTGAAATCGCTTCCATTGGGTTCCTCTGAGTTAATAATCGAATATTTTGCTACTTTGATCCGTGAGAAGAATCCGGACCTAAGTGCACTGGAATTAAACgatttatattttaagaAGACTGACTTTATCTCTACTGCTAAGTTCGATTCAATGGATCGTAACCTAGTTAATTTCCCAACTTTTTTGGCtcaattttccaaatctcCAAAAACGGTTATATTGTCTATGTCTAACCTCAGGGTGGCTGACGTATGTAGAAGTGTTGGTGGAAGCAAAATGGCTATCAAATTATTTGCTaagaataaattaaaagatgatATAGAAACTGTCgagaatatttttaaagataagaagaataaaaagaatCAAAACCTTAAATACTTCGTGGCTACTCCGACGAGGATGCTAAACATATTGGAAGCTACTGAAGTCCTTTTCCAAGGAAAAGATAAATTagatataataattgaCGCAAGCTATTTAgatatgaagaagaattccATCctttcaaatgaaaatactGCCGTTCTTTGTAAAGTATTGAAACTATTTCTGGAGAAGAAAAGTTCAGTAAAAATTTTGTTATACTag
- the PRE3 gene encoding proteasome core particle subunit beta 1 (similar to Saccharomyces cerevisiae PRE3 (YJL001W); ancestral locus Anc_5.216), whose protein sequence is MNGIQVDMNRLKKGEVSLGTSIMAVTFKDGVILGADSRTTTGAYIANRVTDKLTKVHDKIWCCRSGSAADTQAVADIVQYHLDIYSTQFGTPSTKTAASVFKTLCYENKDNLTAGIIVAGFDDATNKGEVYSVPLGGSIHKQKYAIAGSGSTFIYGYCDKNFKDDMTKDETVHFIKHSLSQAIKWDGSSGGVIRMVVLTSEGVERLIFYPDEYENL, encoded by the coding sequence ATGAATGGGATCCAAGTTGATATGAATAGGCTGAAGAAGGGAGAAGTCAGTTTAGGGACGTCCATTATGGCAGTTACTTTCAAAGATGGCGTTATATTAGGTGCTGATTCGCGCACTACTACCGGTGCATATATTGCTAACCGTGTTACGGATAAATTGACTAAAGTCCATGATAAGATTTGGTGTTGTAGGTCAGGATCTGCTGCTGATACACAAGCTGTGGCTGATATTGTGCAATATCatttagatatatattctacACAATTTGGAACCCCCTCCACTAAGACAGCTGCCTCAGTCTTTAAGACACTATGTTATGAAAATAAGGATAATTTGACAGCAGGTATCATCGTAGCAGGGTTCGATGATGCGACTAATAAAGGGGAAGTATATAGTGTCCCGCTAGGTGGGTCAATtcataaacaaaaatatgcAATTGCAGGGTCTGGTTCGACGTTTATATATGGTTATTGTGAcaagaatttcaaagatgACATGACAAAAGACGAAACTGTACATTTTATTAAACATTCTCTTTCACAAGCTATTAAATGGGATGGCTCTTCTGGTGGTGTTATTAGAATGGTTGTTTTGACGTCAGAGGGTGTAGAAAGATTGATATTCTACCCAGATGAGTATGAGAACTTATAA